A stretch of Fusarium poae strain DAOMC 252244 chromosome 2, whole genome shotgun sequence DNA encodes these proteins:
- a CDS encoding hypothetical protein (SECRETED:SignalP(1-25)~CAZy:AA3_1~CAZy:AA8~CAZy:AA3~CAZy:AA3_3): protein MRFSSISNLGLVALSTSAVAVDCDAKETYDYIVVGGGPSGIITAERLSETNKKVLLLERGQRGPTINTGSNHSLPWDNSLTPIDVPGLSAAVGGLDLWNEYMCPDTAGLAACVLGGGVTVNYMVFVHPPERDFNDKWPKGWKWNDVAPAAERLYARNPGTTVPSKDNKRYDTGLYNTLSSFLNKAGWKSVDMLKQPNEKHQVYSWPSWNVQNSLRAGPVRTYLPLAEKRDNFSLRMGTKVIRVVRTGSRATGVEVETADGKKQIINLSKNGRVVLSAGAMSTPRILFNSGIGPKKQILNAKKSGVTLPAQRNWIDLPVGKEIKDHPIFAFNIKTDGKWGMLDTDSVLNGTDTKNIKLFEDSASGVLTQGRHRLIFFTSRKGSDGKTRYFQGSTSAAGDGVISIKVYLTHGLTSSGVLGLDQDGKTVFEKTPYLTTKADTEASRAFLEEFISSITDKSTGYTLEGDKTIDALLQKPDQGDHFIGTAKIGSVVDTNTKVFGMDNLFITDASIHPDLATGNIQTIVMVTAEAAVAKILAC from the exons ATGCGTTtctcctccatctccaaCCTTGGCCTCGTCGCCCTGTCGACTTCAGCTGTCGCTGTCGATTGTGACGCCAAAGAGACCTACGATTATATTGTTGTCGGAGGTGGTCCATCGGGAATCATCACTGCCGAGCGACTCTCCGAGACTAACAAGAAGGTTCTCCTTCTCGAGCGTGGCCAACGGGGCCCTACCATCAACACAGGATCCAACCACTCTCTGCCATGGGATAACTCCCTTACTCCCATTGATGTTCCTGGCCTTTCCGCCGCTGTCGGTGGTCTCGATCTCTGGAATGAGTACATGTGTCCCGACACTGCTGGCCTCGCTGCTTGTGTCCTCGGAGGTGGTGTCACTGTGAACTACATGGTTTTCGTGCACCCTCCCGAGCGCGACTTCAACGACAAGTGGCCCAAGGGATGGAAGTGGAATGATGTTGCACCCGCTGCTGAGAGACTGTACGCCCGCAACCCCGGTACCACTGTGCCTTCCAAGGATAACAAGCGCTACGATACTGGTCTTTACAACACTCTGTCCTCGTTCCTTAACAAGGCTGGATGGAAGTCTGTCGATATGCTGAAGCAGCCCAACGAGAAGCACCAAGTCTACAGTTGGCCTTCATGGAACGTCCAAAACTCTCTCCGAGCTGGACCCGTCAGAACTTACCTTCCTCTCGCTGAGAAGCGCGACAACTTCAGCCTGCGCATGGGTACCAAGGTCATCCGCGTTGTCCGAACCGGCTCCCGCGCCACAGGTGTTGAAGTCGAGACCGCCGATGGTAAGAAGCAGATCATCAACCTTTCCAAGAACGGCCGTGTCGTTCTCTCTGCCGGTGCCATGTCCACTCCTCGCATCCTCTTCAACTCTGGTATCGGCCCCAAGAAGCAGATTCTCAACGCCAAGAAGTCTGGTGTCACCCTTCCTGCCCAGCGAAACTGGATCGACCTTCCCGTCGGCAAGGAGATCAAGGATCACCCCATCTTTGCCTTCAACATCAAGACTGATGGCAAGTGGGGCATGCTCGACACTGACAGTGTTCTCAACGGTACCGACACcaagaacatcaagctcTTTGAGGATTCTGCCTCTGGTGTTTTGACTCAGGGTCGCCATCGTCTGATCTTCTTCACTTCTCGCAAGGGAAGCGATGGCAAGACTCGTTACTTCCAGGGCTCTACCTCTGCTGCCGGCGACGGTGTCATCTCCATCAAGGTTTACCTTACCCACGGCTTAACCTCATCTGGTGTCCTGGGACTTgatcaagatggaaagacCGTTTTCGAGAAGACTCCTTATCTGACCACCAAGGCCGATACCGAGGCTTCCAGGGCTTTCCTTGAGGAGTTCATCTCCTCCATCACTGACAAGTCAACTGGTTACACCCTTGAGGGTGACAAAACCATTGATGCTCTCCTCCAGAAGCCCGACCAAGGAGACCACTTCATCGGCACTGCCAAGATTGGTTCCGTTGttgacaccaacaccaaggtCTTTGGAATGGACAACCTT TTCATTACTGATGCCAGTATTCACCCCGACCTCGCCACTGGCAACATTCAGACCATTGTTATGGTTACCGCTGAGGCGGCTGTTGCCAAGATCCTGGCCTGCTAA
- a CDS encoding hypothetical protein (TransMembrane:1 (o331-352i)): MVSDQAQNGERLTDDRSASNSAQPRARKKRIPTSCGSCRQSKVKCDGSRPCSRCQQLQKTCNFVEKPKEPHELRIEALEKEIESLRARLPPNAPNTARPLTHHYASNTERPLQFNTLGTFNPPPDINYAHTSNIPSQLAVSTSTGSPETTSHFPRPPKRPRSSFETETPAAANIFADDDLSNEEAELYFNAFFSGCDRYVPVFDPRYDSLPAIRSRSDLLFTTICSVGCRVLNGTNSRWRTLALRTQRMLNAAIANPSTGNLETVQALLVQACYAGERAILIAIATRMAMDLGFTEAYDTLVAESVLGDTLSNGEQTIIENNFTRMRKARVWLHLLVLSYILHVDAGGVPTFKFRGASRRCRILLQSPFSTGMDHYLFAQVELNVLRAKIYASLPQRANLGDGEIMDLVRDAKLDIDVWFHDWIRISEPHHQTMPWFVPNLSVQRCWADNMALCRAVRAAGVENVNVMSVTQKAILDMTKASLKQHLDIIIQEPRLYLKSIRYAMDFVWAKNTFCCLLLLKLSALLPEKNDQQSQHDLVAKASILLNELEMAVAGGLKGDSRSNTSVLYLQLLKLSIQKYKRGLNLDSDDPAEVDTNQEGQAGYTELESFVPDQFVFEWDFPGLTLFSSPINESTWLNEFLTGTQDFGENGGSINWALIDFSM, translated from the exons ATGGTCTCGGATCAGGCCCAGAACGGAGAACGTTTGACCGATGATCGGTCAGCTAGTAACTCTGCACAACCTCGTGCTCGTAAGAAGCGAATCCCG ACGTCGTGCGGCTCTTGTCGTCAGAGTAAG GTCAAGTGTGATGGCTCACGACCATGCTCTCG ATGTCAACAACTCCAAAAAACGTGCAATTTTGTTGAGAAACCTAAAGAACCCCATGAATT GAGAATAGAAGCTTTAGAAAAAGAAATCGAGTCACTGAGAGCACGTCTACCACCAAATGCACCCAATACAGCCAGGCCACTTACCCACCACTACGCGTCTAATACAGAAAGACCACTCCAGTTCAACACTTTAGGAACATTCAACCCCCCTCCAGATATCAACTATGCGCATACATCAAATATTCCATCCCAGCTGGCAGTCTCAACTAGTACAGGCTCCCCAGAAACTACATCTCACTTTCCAAGACCACCAAAACGTCCCAGATCATCATTCGAAACGGAGACCCCAGCTGCTGCTAACATCTTCGCCGATGATGATTTGAGTAACGAAGAAGCCGAGTTATACTTCAACGCCTTCTTCTCCGGATGCGATCGCTACGTTCCTGTTTTCGACCCACGTTACGACTCTCTTCCTGCTATTCGTAGTCGAAGTGATCTATTGTTTACTACTATCTGCTCAGTAGGGTGTCGTGTTCTGAATGGGACAAATTCGAGATGGCGAACGCTTGCATTGAGAACACAACGTATGCTCAACGCTGCAATAGCAAACCCATCCACGGGCAATCTTGAGACAGTTCAGGCCTTGTTAGTTCAGGCATGCTATGCCGGTGAAAGGGCTATCCTCATAGCTATTGCCACGCGTATGGCAATGGATCTAGGATTTACGGAAGCATATGACACACTTGTTGCTGAGTCTGTTCTTGGTGATACACTCTCCAATGGCGAGCAAACTATCATCGAAAACAATTTTACCCGTATGAGAAAAGCACGGGTTTGGCTTCACCTTCTCGTCCTGAGTTATATCCTTCACGTGGATGCTGGAGGTGTGCCGACGTTCAAATTCAGAGGCGCCTCTCGTCGATGCAGAATTCTACTTCAGAGTCCCTTCTCCACTGGCATGGATCACTATCTTTTTGCCCAGGTCGAACTGAATGTTCTTCGTGCAAAGATATACGCGTCTTTACCACAGAGGGCGAATCTCGGTGATGGTGAAATCATGGACTTGGTTAGAGATGCCAAACTCGATATAGATGTCTGGTTTCATGATTGGATACGAATTTCGGAACCACATCACCAAACTATGCCGTGGTTTGTACCAAACTTGTCCGTTCAGAGATGCTGGGCTGATAATATGGCTCTATGTCGCGCGGTGCGAGCTGCAGGCGTAGAGAACGTGAACGTCATGTCTGTTACTCAAAAGGCCATTCTGGACATGACTAAAGCGTCACTGAAACAACATCTTGACATAATCATCCAAGAGCCGCGACTTTATCTCAAGAGCATTCGGTACGCTATGGATTTTGTGTGGGCGAAGAACACCTTTTGCTGTTTGCTTCTCCTCAAGTTGTCCGCTCTGCTTCCGGAGAAGAACGATCAACAATCGCAACACGACCTAGTTGCCAAAGCAAGTATTTTACTGAATGAATTGGAAATGGCTGTCGCTGGCGGACTCAAAGGTGACAGTCGCTCAAATACAAGTGTTTTGTACCTTCAGCTTCTAAAGTTGAGCATACAAAAGTATAAACGAGGACTTAACCTAGACTCGGACGATCCTGCAGAGGTTGACACGAatcaagaaggccaagctgGATACACGGAACTGGAGTCATTTGTGCCTGATCAATTCGTGTTTGAGTGGGACTTTCCAGGGCTAACCTTGTTCTCATCGCCGATCAATGAATCTACGTGGTTGAACGAGTTTCTCACTGGTACGCAGGACTTTGGGGAGAATGGAGGCAGCATCAATTGGGCACTTATTGACTTTTCGATGTGA
- a CDS encoding hypothetical protein (SECRETED:SignalP(1-19)) yields MMNKASLLALALAAIRVQAQDLINIDLYSSETCNPDPNDLDVQSFQLGVSPRTDDNGNEYSGCNAATIVPQGWPTTANGKYPVWLDTSKFGQGCSMLFFNLPGSQEEGDIWPCRNGLYRRVQKDKTPCGDLELTERFGYAYCCGSLCNDDVSNWPSKRSLADRASAPKAKDVTKVKRAPILKKRQGNDKCIINLKSELYTTFGRQIQVGPEETCEQDQTTCGQTWTYTAGNDITTSESHEDSTEIGFSEYIVFVNSFSDGYEISKGESEERSVSKSMAPEPGHAGYPTFTPLLYCAEADLSGDCSREDLGIGGGEVCVQKYLPGDVPDGTWQMVTTD; encoded by the exons ATGATGAACAAAGCTTCCCTTCTTGCTCTGGCCCTCGCAGCCATCCGGGTTCAAGCCCAGGACTTGATCAACATTGATCTGTACAGCTCAGAAACCTGCAACCCGGACCCCAATGACCTTGACGTTCAGTCCTTCCAGCTAGGCGTCAGTCCCAGGACAGATGACAACGGTAACGAATACTCCGGCTGCAATGCTGCTACCATCGTCCCTCAAGGCTGGCCTACCACTGCCAATGGCAAATATCCCGTCTGGCTTGACACATCCAAGTTTGGCCAGGGATGCAGTATGctcttcttcaacctcccaggttctcaggaggagggagataTCTGGCCTTGTCGCAATGGACTTTACCGCAGGGTTCAGAAGGACAAGACACCTTGTGGTGACTTGGAATTGACCGAGAGATTCGGATATGC ATACTGCTGTGGTTCTCTTTGCAACGACGATGTCAGCAACTGGCCTTCCAAACGCAGCCTCGCCGACCGGGCCTCTGCCCCCAAAGCCAAGGACGTGACCAAAGTCAAGCGCGCTCCCATCCTCAAGAAACGCCAAGGCAACGACAAATGCATCATCAATCTCAAGAGCGAGCTCTATACCACATTTGGCCGACAGATCCAGGTCGGTCCCGAAGAAACATGCGAGCAGGACCAGACTACCTGCGGCCAGACCTGGACCTACACTGCTGGTAATGACATTACCACCAGCGAGAGCCATGAGGACAGCACTGAGATCGGCTTCTCTGAGTACATTGTTTTTGTCAACTCTTTCTCTGATGGCTACGAAATCAGCAAGGGCGAGTCGGAGGAGCGATCTGTTTCCAAGAGCATGGCTCCCGAACCTGGACATGCTGGCTACCCTACCTTCACTCCTCTTCTCTACT GCGCCGAGGCTGACCTCAGCGGTGACTGCTCTCGCGAGGATTTGGGTATCGGTGGTGGAGAGGTTTGCGTTCAGAAGTATCTTCCTGGTGATGTTCCTGACGGTACTTGGCAAATGGTCACCACAGACTAA
- a CDS encoding hypothetical protein (SECRETED:SignalP(1-22)), whose translation MHALSTLTTLTMSLFAAQTANAWLLEFWGTQNVCSKPKGSAADNSAGGNPGEGNDCMMAYYDLEAMLVKDWDEGCTVRLYNGKGFNCDGDLILEYTKEKAEEEEKLSDDGTYMCLTDLAGEPGPYQASYTCE comes from the coding sequence ATGCACGCCCTAAGCACTCTCACCACCCTGACCATGTCTCTCTTCGCGGCCCAGACTGCCAATGCATGGCTACTAGAATTCTGGGGCACGCAGAACGTCTGCTCCAAGCCCAAAGGCAGTGCCGCTGATAACTCAGCCGGCGGAAACCCCGGAGAAGGCAACGATTGTATGATGGCCTACTACGATCTGGAGGCCATGCTCGTCAAGGATTGGGATGAAGGATGCACTGTTAGGCTGTACAACGGCAAAGGATTCAACTGTGATGGTGATCTCATTCTCGAGTACACCAAAGAGAAagcagaggaggaggagaaactCTCAGATGATGGAACCTACATGTGCCTTACTGACTTGGCTGGCGAGCCTGGACCTTACCAAGCTTCTTACACTTGCGAGTAG
- a CDS encoding hypothetical protein (CAZy:GH31) produces the protein MPQRERIPTYWGPDASTTKDSSSPSVHLKCNDSSLPFEFSFEAVRPNVFRTTFTSPTHPTPPHPSVPRAETKLDDAKPNVTSSEKGTKIQIGDVVANVDYSGETPLLSVGFDGQPPILQDLPNRSYAINGDGVAHYTLYNRKTFHAGLGEKAAPMDLSGRRFQLSATDSFGYDVHRTDPLYKNIPLLINATPQGCVAMFSTSHTRGEYSIGSEMDGMWGFYKVYRQDFGGLEEYIITGKTLKDIVQTYAELAGYPLLVPRWAFGYLSGGMKYSMLDSPPAGEALIELALKMKEHDIPCSAYQMSSGYTVAEKPPKNRHVFTWNNHRFPDPEDWIKQYHKLGMRLIANVKPYLTASHPEYEKLKEAGGLFTDSHTKKAAVTKLWSAGGGERDDGGHIDFTSEAGYNWWYNGIKKLAEEGIDCMWNDNNEYTIPDDEWQCALNVGKDILNVPEGLEKRPQVGLWGRSLHTELNGKASHDALLAVNPDSRPFVLTRSATAGTLRYACSSWSGDNTTSWDSMRGSTALSLTAGICLMQCYGHDIGGFEGPQPSPELLLRWVQLGIYSPRFAINCFKTGEDNSVGDVIEPWMHPSITHLVRKTIKRRYAMIPYIYSLALESHKSALPPQRWVGWGYESDPEVWNLLDGETQYWLGDSMLVGGVFQSGASKARIYLPKASDDDEGYLNLNAPYQYLEAGQWVDIDAEWSGAGIPVLGKVGRAIPIGRDVQVLSPGEKENVAELPLDDYRAVEIFPPQKASKGGKWHETIWYEDDGTSAATKNKISSYALSYTATESEIKVKFSRDESSGFEAPWKTLVVILPPGDQRKVVSEESKEVVSLGVSDEGRAKFELK, from the coding sequence ATGCCTCAACGCGAACGTATCCCTACATACTGGGGCCCAGATGCCTCCACTACCAAAGACTCATCGAGTCCTTCAGTGCATCTCAAATGCAATGACTCCAGTCTCCCCTTCGAATTTTCTTTCGAAGCCGTCCGTCCCAATGTCTTCCGCACAACTTTCACCTCTCCAACTCACCCTACACCTCCTCATCCCAGCGTCCCTCGTGCTGAGACAAAGCTGGATGATGCCAAGCCCAATGTGACCTCTTCTGAGAAGGGCACAAAGATCCAGATCGGTGATGTCGTTGCCAATGTTGACTACTCTGGCGAGactcctcttctttcagttGGCTTTGACGGACAGCCACCTATTCTTCAAGATTTGCCCAACAGGTCTTATGCTATAAACGGCGACGGCGTTGCTCATTACACTCTGTATAACCGCAAGACCTTCCACGCCGGACTGGGAGAAAAGGCTGCACCTATGGACCTCTCTGGTCGACGTTTCCAGCTATCCGCCACAGACAGCTTTGGATACGATGTGCACCGAACAGATCCTCTTTACAAGAACATCCCACTCCTGATCAACGCCACCCCTCAAGGCTGTGTAGCTATGTTCTCAACCAGCCACACTCGTGGTGAATATTCCATCGGCTCAGAGATGGACGGAATGTGGGGTTTCTACAAGGTCTATCGTCAGGACTTTGGTGGTCTTGAGGAATACATCATTACTGGCAAGACCCTCAAGGATATTGTACAGACCTACGCTGAGCTAGCGGGCTACCCTCTTCTTGTACCCCGCTGGGCTTTCGGATATCTGTCTGGTGGTATGAAGTACTCCATGCTCGACAGCCCACCTGCAGGCGAAGCTCTTATTGAGTTAGCCCTCAAGATGAAGGAGCATGATATTCCCTGTTCAGCCTACCAGATGTCTTCTGGATACACCGTAGCTGAGAAGCCTCCTAAGAACAGACACGTCTTCACCTGGAACAATCACCGATTCCCCGACCCCGAAGACTGGATCAAGCAATACCACAAGCTCGGCATGCGCCTCATTGCAAACGTGAAGCCCTACCTTACGGCATCTCACCCAGAGTACGAGAAGCTTAAGGAGGCCGGTGGGTTGTTCACTGATTCACACACCAAAAAGGCAGCTGTCACAAAGCTATGGAgcgctggtggtggtgagaGAGACGATGGTGGACACATTGACTTTACCTCTGAAGCCGGCTACAACTGGTGGTACAATGGTATCAAGAAGTTAGCGGAAGAGGGAATCGATTGTATGTGGAATGACAACAACGAGTACACTATTCCTGACGACGAGTGGCAATGTGCTCTCAACGTCGGAAAGGACATCCTCAACGTTCCCGAAGGTCTCGAGAAGCGACCTCAAGTCGGTCTCTGGGGACGCAGTCTTCACACTGAACTCAACGGCAAGGCCTCACACGATGCTCTCCTAGCCGTGAACCCCGACTCCCGCCCCTTCGTCCTCACGCGTAGCGCCACAGCTGGTACTCTTCGCTATGCTTGCAGTTCATGGAGTGGCGACAACACAACTAGCTGGGACAGCATGCGCGGCTCAACAGCCTTATCTCTCACTGCTGGTATTTGCCTGATGCAGTGCTATGGACACGATATTGGTGGTTTTGAAGGTCCCCAGCCCTCTCCAGAGCTTTTGCTTAGATGGGTTCAATTGGGTATCTATTCGCCGCGATTTGCTATCAACTGTTTCAAGACTGGTGAGGACAACTCTGTTGGCGATGTCATTGAACCATGGATGCATCCTTCCATTACACATCTCGTGCGCAAGACTATCAAGCGCCGCTACGCCATGATTCCCTACATCTACTCCCTTGCACTTGAGAGCCACAAGAGTGCTTTGCCCCCTCAGAGATGGGTTGGCTGGGGTTATGAGTCTGACCCCGAAGTCTGGAATCTTCTTGACGGAGAGACACAGTACTGGTTGGGTGACTCTATGCTCGTTGGAGGAGTGTTCCAATCTGGAGCTAGCAAAGCCAGAATCTACCTTCCCAAGGCatctgatgacgatgagggtTACTTGAACCTCAACGCACCCTACCAGTACCTCGAAGCTGGTCAATGGGTTGACATTGATGCCGAGTGGTCAGGCGCCGGCATTCCCGTCCTTGGTAAAGTCGGCCGTGCCATCCCGATAGGTCGCGACGTCCAAGTCCTTTCGCCCGGTGAGAAGGAGAACGTTGCAGAACTTCCTCTCGATGATTACCGAGCAGTTGAGATCTTCCCTCCTCAGAAGGCGTCCAAGGGTGGAAAGTGGCACGAGACTATTTGGTATGAGGACGACGGAACATCGGCGGCTACTAAGAACAAGATCTCATCTTACGCACTCTCTTATACTGCTACTGAGTCTGAGATTAAGGTGAAGTTTTCAAGAGATGAGAGCTCTGGCTTTGAAGCGCCTTGGAAGACACTTGTTGTCATCCTACCGCCAGGTGATCAAAGGAAAGTTGTTAGCGAAGAATCGAAGGAAGTCGTGTCTTTGGGAGTGAGTGATGAGGGCAGAGCCAAGTTTGAGCTGAAGTAG
- a CDS encoding hypothetical protein (SECRETED:SignalP(1-21)~MEROPS:MER0011981): MTVTRFASALLASSVMGLASADVLDMPIIVKQGYKMVEFGIGTPAQTARLLFDTGSASAWMVDAECAETCPHVNQGTRNGYNLTESSTGKKTGHSANIDYLGGKIVGPTVQDKFTAGGLKWDSKFIAANDSTWSSLAADGFMGLGFGSIQDGDATPVFESMMEQKLMDKPRFGIYYGGEKDTGDKPGKGVLTLGGSREDKYVEGDLITVPLVANNGEYDLWRSIIHSTTGKQDKTKNTTDQNEKRTEMNGMSIIFDTGASGITFPESMINDIYESIGMNYTAILKGEHLPLCSEFTKDWSVTFEIGYYGDEKNVTIRGDQLRRPGFAEREDACWPPFQDGPEGYALIGTLFLTNFYTIWDYSLFPGEDGFMNPQLSFGYLKESV; this comes from the exons ATGACTGTCACTCGTTTTGCTTCGGCCCTTCTGGCCTCATCCGTCATGGGCTTGGCTTCGGCCGATGTCCTGGACATGCCCATTATCGTCAAGCAGGGTTAT AAAATGGTAGAGTTTGGTATTGGAACACCCGCACAAACTGCCCGTCTCCTCTTCGACACAGGAAGTGCTTCTGCTTGGATGGTTGATGCTGAGTGCGCCGAGACTTGTCCCCATGTCAACCAGGGTACCCGAAACGGATACAACCTCACCGAATCTTCCACCGGCAAGAAGACAGGCCATAGCGCCAACATCGACTACCTCGGAGGCAAGATTGTCGGTCCTACCGTCCAAGACAAGTTCACAGCTGGTGGCTTGAAATGGGATTCCAAATTCATCGCTGCCAACGACAGCACCTGGTCATCACTTGCGGCTGATGGATTCATGGGCCTCGGATTCGGTAGCATCCAGGATGGTGACGCCACGCCCGTTTTCGAGTCTATGATGGAGCAGAAGCTTATGGACAAGCCCCGCTTCGGCATCTACTACGGCGGCGAGAAAGATACTGGCGATAAGCCCGGCAAGGGCGTCTTGACCCTTGGAGGATCCCGAGAGGACAAGTACGTTGAGGGTGACTTGATCACTGTCCCTCTGGTTGCCAACAATGGCGAGTACGACCTTTGGAGGTCCATCATCCACAGCACCACTGGAAAGCaggacaagacaaagaacaCGACGGACCAAAACGAGAAGCGAACTGAGATGAACGGCATGagcatcatctttgacacGGGTGCTTCTGGCATCACATTCCCTGAGTCTATGATCAACGACATCTACGAGTCCATTGGTATGAACTACACTGCCATTCTCAAGGGAGAGCACCTTCCCCTCTGTAGCGAGTTCACCAAGGATTGGTCCGTCACCTTTGAGATTGGATACTACGGAGATGAGAAGAACGTCACCATCCGAGGAGATCAGCTCCGTCGCCCTGGCTTTGCCGAGCGCGAGGATGCTTGCTGGCCTCCTTTCCAGGACGGCCCCGAAGGATATGCTCTTATCGGTACCCTGTTCTTGACAAACTTTTACACCATTTGGGATTACAGCCTCTTCCCCGGTGAGGATGGATTCATGAACCCTCAGCTGTCTTTCGGCTACCTCAAGGAGAGCGTCTAA
- a CDS encoding hypothetical protein (TransMembrane:12 (i36-56o68-93i114-138o158-175i187-206o226-246i267-292o312-332i367-387o393-412i433-456o462-484i)), with amino-acid sequence MPEKSDHKYNDSETAPSGSIRHGDVTVQTVKPFTTLSALGIGYGTTNTAVGLLLVLGSTVPMGGTPLFFWGFLIQTLVGLATATTLAELASAIPHPGGQYVWVNRLAPPRYRRVLSYFTAVISWVAAVATGASACLSVPTGACAIISLLNPNFVYKRWMGFVGFQLLNILTVFGASFEHALPKISKFMLLFSCMTILTIFVTLFAMSDSHMPTKDYFTKSINISGWPKGIAFIIGMNGANWSFSCLDVATHLAEEIPSPSTDIPKALIWTIVVGFVSGLLVVTSTLINVSGIDGAADNSALALFYRITDSKAAAVGLWVPVLITTAGAVWSIQTWQSRLAWTISREAGFPLHRHLSKLAPSPMHTPIWSLIWSASGTAIFGCLYLGSDLAFNSLISTGLLLQYISYSLPTILMLSQGRSNFRHGPFWYPRLGFLANLVMLAWTAVALIFYCFPYYLPVVAEQMNYASAVLGGIGILTVCLWLFYANSRYEVKEILDD; translated from the coding sequence ATGCCAGAAAAGTCCGACCACAAATACAACGATAGCGAAACAGCACCATCCGGGTCCATTCGACACGGAGATGTTACAGTCCAGACTGTAAAGCCATTCACAACTCTATCTGCCCTTGGTATCGGTTATGGAACAACCAACACTGCAGTCGGTCtgcttcttgtccttggaaGCACTGTTCCCATGGGTGGCAcgcctcttttcttctgGGGATTCTTGATCCAGACCCTTGTAGGTCTCGCCACTGCAACAACCCTCGCAGAGCTGGCTTCGGCGATACCCCATCCCGGCGGCCAATATGTATGGGTGAATCGTCTGGCTCCGCCAAGATACCGCCGCGTCTTGTCTTATTTCACCGCTGTCATTAGTTGGGTAGCTGCTGTCGCGACGGGTGCGTCAGCCTGTCTGTCTGTACCTACGGGCGCCTGTGCTATCATTTCGCTGCTGAACCCCAACTTTGTGTATAAGCGATGGATGGGATTTGTTGGCTTCCAGCTTCTCAacatcttgactgtctttgGAGCCAGCTTCGAGCACGCTCTTCCCAAGATATCAAAGTTCATGTTGCTGTTTAGTTGCATGACTATTTTGACTATATTCGTTACACTATTTGCAATGTCCGATTCGCACATGCCAACCAAAGATTATTTTACCAAATCAATCAACATTTCCGGTTGGCCGAAGGGTATTGCATTTATAATCGGTATGAACGGAGCCAACTGGAGTTTCTCTTGTCTGGACGTGGCTACACATCTTGCCGAGGAAATACCCTCTCCAAGCACTGATATTCCCAAGGCTTTGATATGGACGATTGTAGTTGGATTTGTTTCTGGACTCTTAGTCGTCACTTCTACTTTGATCAATGTGTCAGGAATTGATGGAGCCGCTGATAACTCTGCATTGGCTCTCTTCTATCGCATTACAGACAGCAAAGCGGCGGCTGTGGGTCTCTGGGTGCCAGTTCTAATCACCACGGCTGGTGCAGTGTGGTCTATTCAGACATGGCAGTCTCGCCTGGCTTGGACCATCAGCCGAGAAGCTGGTTTCCCGCTCCATCGTCACCTCAGCAAGCTTGCACCTTCGCCAATGCACACTCCCATTTGGTCCCTCATCTGGTCAGCTTCGGGCACTGCCATCTTTGGATGTCTGTATCTTGGTTCCGACTTGGCCTTCAACTCTCTTATTTCAACTGGACTTTTACTACAATACATCAGTTACAGTCTTCCTACTATTCTTATGCTTAGTCAGGGTCGGTCTAACTTCCGACATGGCCCGTTCTGGTATCCAAGATTAGGGTTCTTGGCCAATCTCGTCATGTTGGCCTGGACAGCGGTTGCTCTTATCTTCTACTGTTTTCCCTACTACTTGCCTGTGGTAGCTGAACAGATGAACTATGCGTCCGCTGTCCTTGGTGGCATTGGTATCTTGACTGTGTGTCTATGGTTGTTCTATGCGAATAGCCGCTATGAAGTTAAGGAGATACTGGATGACTAG